TGGTGAGCACCAGAAAACAGAAATTCCAAAGTGATTTTTAGTAGTACATAATATGTCAAACTACGAGATTTGTAATGAAAAATCGTAGTCATAACAGATGTTCATGCAAACAAAACGGCGTTAGAAGCAGTGTTAGAGGACATTAAGCATCTTGTAATAGAAAGGATTTTTTGCCTAGGAGGACTTGATAGGAGGAAGCGGAACTGTCTATTGCGGAACAAACGGGAATGCCGGGCCTTGGATGAATATTCCGGAAAATTATGTTTGCCAAGTATCGAAACCCGTAGTAGGGAGGAGATTATATGCCTATTGATGACCAATATTTTGTAGGGTGGGGGACGCTTGCCCTCATAAATACAGGTTTAGCCCAAGGGAAGAATCGAACAGGCTTCAACTGGTTTTTGCTATCCCTTTTCCTAGGTCCAATAGCGACACTCATTTTATTATTTGTAGAAAAACGACCTAATCCATAGTTCATACGTCAAAATGGTTTCTAAATTTAGAACATGCTAGTATGGAAGTAACAAGATACGAAAGGGGAAATATAGCCATGGCTGAAGCAGTAGTTGGACAAACAGCACCAGCATTCGAGGTGTTGGCAAGTAATAGTGAAAAGGTAAAGCTTTCTGATTTCAAAGGAAAAAATGTTGTGCTTTATTTTTACCCAAAGGATATGACACCCGGATGCACAACGGAAGCATGTGATTTCAGAGACAAACATGAAGATTTTTCAGAGCTTGATACGGTGATTTTGGGTGTGAGTCCTGATCCACTAGATAAACATGAAAAATTTATTGACAAACATGGGCTTCCATTTCTTCTATTAGCAGATGAAGACCATAAAGTTGCAGAAGATTACGGGGTTTGGAAGATGAAAAAAATGTTCGGAAAAGAATTCATGGGAATTGAACGTTCAACTTTTGTCATTGATAAAGAAGGAAATCTAGTAAAGGAATGGCGAAAAGTAAAAGTTAAGGACCATGTTGAAGAGGCTCTTCAATATATTAAAGATCACTTGGTGTAAGTCTCTATAATTAAAAGATCCTGATACATTGTAGAAGGATCTTTTTCATGCAAATCACATGATTTAAAGTTAGAGAACGGAGGAGGATTTTCTATTGGAGATTTTATGCACGGCTAGGGTACAGTCAGAAATAAAACAACGAATGATGGAGAAATATCCAGAACATCATTTTTCATTTGTATATGGAATGAAAGAAGGGAAAGAAATGCTACCTCATGTGGAGATCCTTTTAACGTACGGCGAGGATTTAAATGACGATTTAATTGAGGAAGCAAAAAAATTAAAATGGATTATGGTCCTGTCTGCAGGAATGGATAAAATGCCGTTTGAAGCGATAGCCAAGCGAGATATTCTAGTTACCAATTGTCGTGGGATTCATGGGATTCCGATGGCAGAGTATGCCATTTGGAAACTTCTCGATGTATACAAAAATGGCAAAGTATTAATGAAACATCAAAAGGAAGAAGTCTGGGATCGAAAAGTGCCAATGCAAGAAATTACAGGACGAAAAATGGTTCTAGCTGGGACTGGAGCAATAGCACAAGAACTTGCCCGTTTAGCCAAAGCTTTTCGTATGACTACGATTGGCGTATCAAGAAGTGGAACATCGAAATCATCTTTTGATCAAGTAATTACACCTGAGAAGATGGATGAACATTTAGGAGAAGCAGACTTCTTGGTTTCCGTTTTGCCTAGCACAAAGGAGACGGTTCACTTCTTTAAAAAAGAGCATTTTGAAAAATTACCACAGCATGCAGTCTTTCTA
This DNA window, taken from Bacillaceae bacterium S4-13-56, encodes the following:
- the bcp gene encoding thioredoxin-dependent thiol peroxidase: MAEAVVGQTAPAFEVLASNSEKVKLSDFKGKNVVLYFYPKDMTPGCTTEACDFRDKHEDFSELDTVILGVSPDPLDKHEKFIDKHGLPFLLLADEDHKVAEDYGVWKMKKMFGKEFMGIERSTFVIDKEGNLVKEWRKVKVKDHVEEALQYIKDHLV
- a CDS encoding D-2-hydroxyacid dehydrogenase; amino-acid sequence: MEILCTARVQSEIKQRMMEKYPEHHFSFVYGMKEGKEMLPHVEILLTYGEDLNDDLIEEAKKLKWIMVLSAGMDKMPFEAIAKRDILVTNCRGIHGIPMAEYAIWKLLDVYKNGKVLMKHQKEEVWDRKVPMQEITGRKMVLAGTGAIAQELARLAKAFRMTTIGVSRSGTSKSSFDQVITPEKMDEHLGEADFLVSVLPSTKETVHFFKKEHFEKLPQHAVFLNMGRGDVVDERVLMDILREEKIAHAVLDVFEQEPLPEGHPFWQMENVTVTPHLSGITPQYLPRAFEIFEKNLKHFMGNDFSALINPIDPKRGY